The DNA region CCTTTTCTGTTCCGCCCAGCCAATCCTCGGGCGGGCATATCTCCTCGGCCCAGGAGAATGGATCGGCGATGAGCAGCGTGCTGCCGGATTCCACGGCCACGCGGAAAAGCTCGTGCACATGATCCAGGGGACGGCAGATCTTGTCCAGCAGGTTCAGGGAGCTCAGGGTCTTGAACGCGCCGGCCGGGAACGGCAGGGCCATGGCGTCCGCCACGATGAACTCGGCCACGCCCTGGCGCAGCCTGTCCGGCAGCTCTACGGAGAACTCCCGGGTCAACCGTCCTTCAGTCACGATCCGGCTGTCGATCCGGCCATTTTTCCAAAGCTCGCGCGACGTGCGCACGAACGAACGCGAAAAGTCCACGCCAACGGCAAAGCCGCATCGGGCAGCCAGCTCCATGGTGATTCGGCCCATGGCGCTGCCCGCGTCCAGGGCCGGCGCCTCGCCGTCCTGCAGCATTCCGGCCCAGGAGGCGTAAGCATCGCAGGCATGATCCTCCGCCGTGATGTCGCCGAAGTGGGTCCACAGATAGCTGCCCAGCGCGGCCGCTGTCTCGTAGCGAAGCTGCGCCGCCGAGGTCACACTGTTCTGGGGCAGAACAACGGCCGTGCCGTCCGTGATGTTGTGCGTGTGGGAGCACCTGGGACATTCGAGATGACCGGACAGGATATCGTCGTCCTCGCGCACGGCGCCGCCCTGCAGGCGCAAGGGAACTTCACCGGGCAGACAATCCGGGCACATCAGGAAATCAAGAAGTCGCGCATGCATGATCAATCACCTTCCAAGACTATTTATCAAATAATTACAGGTCAATATAAGTTAGTGAACCATTTTTCTCAAGCGCATCGTACATGAATATTCCGTGTTGTCACAAGGGGCATGAATTTTCGAAGCGACTTAATAAATTTCACAGACGATTGACCCGGCGCTCGTGCATCGTCTACGAAAGTATATTGGACATGATTCCGTCCCTATTTGCGCAGAGGAGAGCAAGACATGGCCCAGGAGCAGCACGGATATCCCCCCATCGACGAGCACGGCGTGATTGGCGACCTGAAGACCGTGGCCCTCGTGAACCTGGACGGCGCCATCGACTACATGTGCCATCCCAACTTCGACTCCCCCACTGTCTTCGCCTCCCTGCTCGACGCGAAAAACGGCGGCGCCTTCAGCATCACGCCTCAGCTTTCCGGGCTGCGCCGGCGGCAGATGTATCTGCCGGATACGAACATCCTCATCTCCCGCTTCCTGGCCCCGGAGGGCGTGGCCGAGATCTCCGACTTCATGCCTGTGGACAGATCCGGCCGGGTCATCCGCCGGGCCAAGGCCGTGCAGGGCGACATCCGCTTCTCCCTCTCCTGCACACCGCGGCCGCACTACGGGCGCTCCGTGCCGCAGGTGACCATCTACCACGACTGCGCCTACTTCGAAACGCACGGCGAGGG from Oceanidesulfovibrio marinus includes:
- a CDS encoding methyltransferase domain-containing protein; protein product: MHARLLDFLMCPDCLPGEVPLRLQGGAVREDDDILSGHLECPRCSHTHNITDGTAVVLPQNSVTSAAQLRYETAAALGSYLWTHFGDITAEDHACDAYASWAGMLQDGEAPALDAGSAMGRITMELAARCGFAVGVDFSRSFVRTSRELWKNGRIDSRIVTEGRLTREFSVELPDRLRQGVAEFIVADAMALPFPAGAFKTLSSLNLLDKICRPLDHVHELFRVAVESGSTLLIADPFSWAEEICPPEDWLGGTEKGEFAGRARDNLERLLAGDGFQIRNQEPIWWTIRNHDNHYETIRSWTTVAGR